The Amphiura filiformis chromosome 12, Afil_fr2py, whole genome shotgun sequence genome includes a region encoding these proteins:
- the LOC140167024 gene encoding uncharacterized protein gives MDLSFKTFEMSCVKDSRTGLILISIYRPYPSSVNKLRTNDFLKDFDSLLDEVSSLANKVLIFGDLNIHVNRPAKPEVCKFMNSLCTNGFNQHVTKPTHKLGNTLDLIISRVNDVNIIVDWDVKIPPMSDHFIVTCKLDYIKPDLPKTYRTLRNFRDFDNQVFAGDLASSLSKLPHSDNVNNIVSSFSEICTNLLDKYAPLSTKLVAARCRLPWYNEEIRKAKRVRRRSERKWRKSGSEHDRSAYLDQVHHVSDLILQAKTKFFKSKLANANSKDLFSTVNGLLNRSGKCLPIHESAAELADKFACFFKSKIDKISAEFDIDICIGNDSMVQSSGQTTDTLTCFVPALVDEFETVIGKLANKSCNLDPLPTWILKQNVSVVSPIVTKIVNASLRDGIFLMHSRRPLLHLC, from the coding sequence ATGGATTTAAGTTTCAAAACATTTGAGATGTCATGCGTCAAAGACTCGCGTACTGGTTTAATACTCATTTCCATCTATAGACCTTACCCATCCAGTGTCAACAAACTTCGCACAAATGATTTTCTTAAAGATTTTGATTCCCTCTTAGATGAAGTGTCATCTTTGGCCAATAAGGTTCTTATATTTGGCGATTTAAATATCCATGTCAATCGTCCTGCTAAACCAGAGGTTTGTAAATTTATGAATTCTCTCTGTACTAATGGTTTTAATCAACATGTGACCAAACCTACCCACAAGCTGGGTAACACATTAGATCTTATAATATCTAGAGTCAATGACGTCAATATTATTGTTGATTGGGATGTTAAAATTCCTCCAATGTCTGACCACTTTATTGTTACCTGTAAGCTTGATTATATCAAACCTGATCTTCCCAAAACTTACCGTACCTTGCGTAATTTCCGTGATTTTGACAATCAAGTATTTGCTGGTGATCTTGCCAGTAGTCTTTCAAAATTACCTCACTCTGATAATGTTAATAATATTGTATCTAGTTTTTCAGAAATATGTACCAACCTGCTTGATAAATATGCTCCTCTTTCAACAAAACTTGTTGCTGCTCGCTGTAGGCTTCCCTGGTACAATGAAGAAATAAGGAAAGCTAAGCGGGTGCGCAGGAGATCAGAGCGCAAATGGCGCAAGTCTGGTAGTGAGCACGATCGTTCTGCATATCTGGATCAGGTGCACCATGTCAGTGATCTTATTTTGCAGGCTAAAACAAAGTTCTTCAAGTCCAAACTGGCCAATGCGAATAGTAAAGATCTTTTCAGTACAGTTAACGGCCTTCTAAACAGATCTGGTAAATGTCTTCCAATCCATGAATCTGCTGCCGAACTTGCTGATAAATTTGCTTgcttttttaaatccaaaattgaTAAAATCAGTGCCGAATTTGATATTGATATATGTATTGGTAATGACAGTATGGTTCAATCCAGTGGTCAAACAACAGACACATTGACTTGTTTTGTCCCTGCGTTAGTTGATGAGTTTGAAACGGTTATCGGCAAACTTGCAAATAAGTCTTGCAATCTTGATCCACTTCCAActtggattttaaagcaaaatgtgtCTGTTGTTTCTCCAATTGTTACTAAGATAGTTAATGCTTCTCTGCGAGATGGCATTTTCCTGATGCATTCAAGGAGGCCATTGTTACACCTGTGTTGA